Proteins encoded in a region of the Ptychodera flava strain L36383 chromosome 4, AS_Pfla_20210202, whole genome shotgun sequence genome:
- the LOC139131336 gene encoding large ribosomal subunit protein uL22m-like, with product MAAPALRTVCRGISLGGSILCRHSLPKKPQTFVPCSAIHTSAAVLKGPKIWEAKNKQVFPPQKEGEEPRLAEIYHCRRQIKYSPRKMWYIATFIKDMWIDDALAQLQFVNKKGAGIVREVLLEAQEKAVQTHNVEFKSNLHIARSFVGKGLYEHAVTYHGRGGTGMASIVYCHYFVKLKEGPPPPKKIVTGHDKAKEYIEELKQRTIIHGL from the exons ATGGCTGCACCGGCGTTGCGAACAG TGTGCCGTGGAATATCCCTCGGCGGGAGTATTTTGTGCAG GCATTCACTTCCCAAGAAGCCTCAAACGTTTGTACCATGCAGTGCCATACACACTTCAGCAGCTGTTCTCAAAGGACCCAAGATATGGGAAGCAAAGAACAAGCAGGTGTTTCCACCACAGAAAGAAGGAGAAGAACCAAGGCTAGCG GAAATTTATCACTGCAGGAGACAGATAAAATACAGCCCCAGGAAAATGTGGTATATAGCAACATTT ATTAAAGATATGTGGATTGATGACGCTTTGGCCCAGCTGCAGTTTGTCAACAAGAAGGGTGCAGGAATAGTAAGGGAG GTGCTTCTTGAGGCTCAAGAAAAGGCGGTGCAAACTCACAATGTTGAATTCAAGTCAAATCTTCACATAG CTCGTTCATTTGTCGGAAAAGGTCTGTATGAACACGCAGTCACATATCATGGAAGAGGGGGCACCGGTATGGCCAGTATTGTTTACTGTCACTACTTTGTTAAACTCAAAGAAGGACCGCCGCCGCCAAAGAAGATTGTGACAGGACACGACAAGGCAAAGGAATATATAGAAGAACTGAAACAGAGGACAATTATACACGGACTATGA